A region from the Tahibacter amnicola genome encodes:
- a CDS encoding RNA ligase family protein, whose translation MFDIRTTDLTRLNSLTKYPSIPTYHALDPRNGGLLPETVPFDGPVVLTEKVDGTNTRLISLPDGSYLLGSREELLYARGDLIGNPALGIVEALKPFAERLRHPHTADAVTVLFVELYGGKITAASKHYTTDQSVAYRLFDVAVIADYAQLLVRDTREISSWRDSGGQVFLEETALVATADALGLQLTPRIGTLDGSAMPKDIEAAHAFLGEHIARSLSTLDAAASGKPEGLVVRTPDRRAIAKMRFEDYEHTLRRRKG comes from the coding sequence GTGTTTGACATCCGCACCACCGACCTGACGCGACTGAACTCGCTGACCAAATACCCGTCGATCCCGACCTACCACGCACTCGACCCCCGCAACGGCGGACTGCTGCCCGAAACGGTGCCGTTTGACGGGCCCGTCGTGCTGACCGAGAAGGTCGACGGCACCAACACGCGCCTGATCAGCCTGCCGGATGGCAGCTACCTGCTCGGTAGCCGCGAGGAACTGCTCTACGCGCGCGGCGACCTGATCGGCAATCCGGCGCTGGGCATCGTCGAGGCGCTCAAGCCTTTCGCCGAACGCCTGCGCCATCCGCACACGGCCGATGCCGTGACCGTGCTCTTCGTCGAACTCTACGGCGGGAAGATCACGGCCGCGAGCAAGCACTACACGACGGACCAGTCGGTGGCCTACCGCCTCTTCGACGTGGCGGTCATCGCCGATTACGCGCAGCTCCTCGTGCGCGACACGCGCGAGATTTCCAGCTGGCGCGACAGCGGCGGCCAGGTGTTCCTCGAGGAAACCGCGCTCGTCGCCACGGCAGACGCACTGGGACTTCAGCTGACGCCGCGTATCGGCACGCTCGACGGCAGCGCCATGCCAAAGGATATTGAGGCTGCGCACGCCTTTCTCGGCGAACACATCGCTCGCAGCCTGAGTACCCTGGATGCGGCCGCCAGCGGCAAGCCCGAAGGGCTGGTGGTGCGCACGCCGGACAGGCGCGCCATCGCGAAGATGCGCTTTGAGGATTACGAGCACACGTTGCGGCGGCGAAAGGGCTGA
- a CDS encoding S-(hydroxymethyl)glutathione dehydrogenase/class III alcohol dehydrogenase — protein sequence MKSRAAVAFEAGKPLEIVQIDVEGPRAGEVLVQIKATGVCHTDAFTLSGDDPEGVFPSVLGHEGAGVVVEVGAGVTSVKPGDHVIPLYTAECRQCKFCKSGKTNLCQAVRATQGKGLMPDGTVRFRHEGRAIHHYMGTSTFSEFTVVPEISLAVINKAAPLEKVCLLGCGVTTGIGAVHNTAKVTPGATVAVFGLGGIGLAVIQGAVMARAGRIIGIDTNPAKFELARQMGATDCINPADHAGPIQQVIVDMTDGGVDYSFECIGNVEVMRSALECCHKGWGESIIIGVAGAGQEIRTRPFQLVTGRVWRGSAFGGVRGRTELPGMVEQAMAGTITLDPFITHTLPLERINDAFDLMHAGKSIRTVITF from the coding sequence ATGAAGTCCCGTGCCGCCGTCGCCTTTGAAGCGGGCAAGCCGCTGGAGATCGTGCAGATCGACGTGGAAGGTCCACGCGCCGGCGAAGTGCTGGTGCAGATCAAGGCCACGGGAGTATGCCACACCGATGCCTTCACCCTGAGCGGCGATGATCCCGAAGGCGTGTTCCCCAGCGTGCTGGGGCACGAAGGTGCCGGCGTGGTGGTGGAGGTTGGCGCCGGGGTGACCAGCGTCAAGCCGGGCGATCACGTGATTCCGCTGTACACCGCCGAATGTCGCCAATGCAAATTCTGTAAATCCGGAAAAACGAACCTGTGCCAGGCCGTGCGCGCGACGCAGGGCAAGGGCTTGATGCCCGACGGCACGGTGCGATTCCGCCACGAGGGCCGTGCGATCCACCACTACATGGGAACCAGCACGTTCAGCGAGTTCACCGTGGTGCCGGAAATCTCGCTCGCGGTGATCAACAAGGCCGCGCCGCTGGAAAAGGTATGCCTGCTGGGCTGCGGCGTGACCACCGGCATCGGCGCCGTTCACAACACGGCGAAGGTGACGCCGGGTGCAACCGTCGCGGTGTTCGGCCTGGGCGGCATCGGCCTTGCGGTGATCCAGGGCGCGGTGATGGCCCGCGCCGGCCGCATCATCGGTATCGATACCAATCCCGCCAAGTTCGAGCTGGCGCGCCAGATGGGCGCGACGGACTGCATCAACCCGGCGGACCATGCCGGGCCGATCCAGCAGGTGATCGTCGACATGACCGACGGCGGCGTGGACTACAGCTTCGAATGCATCGGCAACGTGGAGGTGATGCGCTCGGCCCTGGAGTGCTGCCACAAGGGGTGGGGCGAGAGCATCATCATCGGCGTCGCGGGCGCGGGCCAGGAAATCCGCACGCGTCCTTTTCAGCTGGTGACGGGGCGCGTCTGGCGCGGCAGTGCCTTCGGCGGTGTGCGAGGCCGTACGGAGTTGCCGGGGATGGTCGAGCAGGCCATGGCCGGAACGATCACGCTCGATCCCTTCATCACGCATACCCTCCCGCTGGAACGCATCAACGACGCGTTTGACCTGATGCATGCGGGCAAGAGCATCCGCACGGTCATCACTTTCTGA
- the fghA gene encoding S-formylglutathione hydrolase, producing MTTTSVLSRQRCFDGWQEVREHRSAVLDCTMRFGVYLPPQASERPCPVLYWLSGLTCTEQNFITKAGAQRYAAEHGVILVAPDTSPRGAAVPDDPAYDLGQGAGFYVNATQAPWSSHYCMFDYIVDELPQVVESSVSSSGRRGIFGHSMGGHGALVIALRRPDRYASVSAFSPIVAPSEVPWGQKALTAYLGADRVAWRAWDACEQVRLATARLPLRVDQGDADEFLQTQLQPERLEAACRAAGYPLDLRRHAGYDHSYYFIASFIGEHIAWHAAAMS from the coding sequence ATGACAACCACGTCGGTCCTGTCGCGCCAGCGTTGCTTCGATGGGTGGCAGGAAGTGCGCGAGCACCGCTCGGCCGTTCTTGATTGCACCATGCGTTTTGGCGTCTACCTTCCGCCGCAAGCGTCGGAACGCCCCTGCCCGGTGCTGTACTGGCTTTCCGGCCTGACCTGCACCGAGCAGAACTTCATCACCAAGGCGGGCGCGCAGCGTTACGCGGCTGAACACGGGGTGATTCTTGTCGCGCCCGACACCAGCCCCCGCGGTGCCGCCGTGCCCGATGACCCCGCCTATGACCTCGGCCAGGGCGCCGGCTTTTATGTCAATGCCACGCAGGCACCGTGGTCGTCGCACTACTGCATGTTCGACTACATCGTCGATGAACTGCCGCAAGTGGTGGAGTCGTCCGTTTCGTCGAGTGGGCGCCGCGGCATCTTCGGTCATTCCATGGGCGGCCATGGCGCCCTGGTGATCGCCTTGCGCCGGCCGGACAGGTACGCATCAGTCTCTGCCTTTTCCCCCATCGTCGCGCCCTCCGAAGTGCCCTGGGGCCAGAAGGCACTGACCGCTTACCTCGGCGCTGACCGCGTCGCATGGCGGGCCTGGGACGCCTGCGAGCAGGTGCGCCTGGCGACGGCGCGCCTGCCGCTCCGGGTCGACCAGGGCGACGCGGATGAGTTCCTGCAGACCCAGCTCCAGCCCGAACGCCTCGAAGCGGCCTGTCGTGCTGCCGGATACCCCCTCGATCTGCGCCGCCACGCCGGTTACGACCACAGCTACTACTTCATTGCCAGCTTCATCGGCGAGCACATTGCCTGGCACGCCGCGGCCATGAGCTGA